Within Leptospira saintgironsiae, the genomic segment AAAACTTATATAATAAAAAATAAAAGAAAATCGCGATATTGCGCCTAACGACCAAGGCTTGACGACGTTTCGCGAGTGCGAAAGCACTTGGCGCGAGACTTGCTCTGCAAGGCGAGTGACAAAGCGAAATGTGCCGAAGGCCAAGCGAGAGTCGCGCAGCGATCTCGAAGCGCTGCGTCAGAGCCGACAGTTATACGCCGTACAAAGTTATAGATTCGATAATTGATCATATACATTTTCGTATGATATTTTTCTTATGCCCAAGCTACTAATAAGAGAATCTTTAACTAAATCTTGAAGTTTAAAATAATCATATGTAGTATGACCCTTAGGCGAATTATTTACTATTTTATATATGACAAGATTAATATTATTAACATTGTCATAAATTTCCCTTACCTTTAAATGGCACTTAATATTATCATAAAAGGGATGTATGATCGAATAGTTGGCTGACTTGTTCGAATCTCTTTTTGACTTGCCGATATAAAAGCTATAATCATCCGATTTAATGGTTCTATTGCATCTAGAACAAGACACAGCAAGATTCTTGAATGAAAACGATTTGCATTTAAATAAGGATACGGATATAGGAAGAATGTGATCTATGTCAAATGCATCATTTCGTGCATTTGTAATTGCAAGTTGACAATAGCTACAAGTTAAGGTTTGCCTTCTGGCCCTCAATAGAGTTCTTTCTTTTATATGAGTTTTAATTTTATTTTTCGTGTAAGACCCATTATTTGATAGATAATCCCATGGATTATTTTGTTTGCTTGAAATGGACAATTTATCCTTGTCTCTAACTGTTAAATTAATCATAATCATTTAGATTATCTGAAACAAAATTAATGATATTTTTTTGTTTCTCAGTGTATGTTTTGTTT encodes:
- a CDS encoding HNH endonuclease codes for the protein MIMINLTVRDKDKLSISSKQNNPWDYLSNNGSYTKNKIKTHIKERTLLRARRQTLTCSYCQLAITNARNDAFDIDHILPISVSLFKCKSFSFKNLAVSCSRCNRTIKSDDYSFYIGKSKRDSNKSANYSIIHPFYDNIKCHLKVREIYDNVNNINLVIYKIVNNSPKGHTTYDYFKLQDLVKDSLISSLGIRKISYENVYDQLSNL